TATCTTCCCTCAAATTTCAAACCAGCACTCAATTCTGGAAGCATTTTATGACATTAAAGAGAAACTAAATCTACCATTTGCGGTTGAGATTATCATGATTGCTTCATGGTCCATTTGGATAGTCAGAAACAGGAAAATCTTTGAAGGACAAGCACCCTCTTTTTTGGCCTGGAAGACTGTGCTTAAACAAGAGATTCAGTTACTCTCTTATAGAATGAAGAAGAAATGGGATGCATCGTTTAAAGCATGGCTTCAGTCCTTCATGTCTGCTTAGCTTTTCCATTAGCTTtagtttttcttttcttcttttttcttcttcttttttcttcttcttttagtTTTTGCACTTCTTGTGCAGCTGTAAATTCTTTTACCctttaaataataataaaaattgcagtggagattttccccacTGTTTCACCCTAAAAAAAAGGTTACTTGTGCACTATGTGTTCCGATAACAAATGACCACCTCCAGCAATTGCTATCTTCTTGGGTGTAGAGGGTGTAAGGTTATAGTTGCTTTTAATGGCAAAATTCTAGTCCATGAAGGTATGGGAGCTACCACTGTCCACCAAGGCTACTGCCTGTTGTCCTCCAATTACTAACAGCAAAGAGAATGTGGCAATATTGGCTGTTCCTGCAGTAGCATGCACAGACAGGTGCATTAATTCTTCTTTTGCTGTGGTGTGATCAGGGGTGTTAGGAGCTGTGTGAAAAGTTTGTTCAGCCTGAGGGGAAGCTTTTTCAGACAGTTCTGGTTCGTCATCGTCCAATTCCTGCATGATATGGAGTGTCCGGCCCTGTTTGCAACGATGTTCCCTATTCCAGGGTTCCTTACAATACCAACATTGGCGAGCTGGTCTGTCATAAGTGGTTTGTGGACCCAGTTGCCTTTCAGGAGTATTGGTCTGAATTGGTTTAGGAGGAAATTTGAAATTGGGCTGATAAAAGTTTGCTCTTGGTCTTGTACTGAAACTTTGGTAATATGATTTTTTAGCTgcagcagaattctcatacacctTGGCATACCAATATGCTTTTCAAATACCATTTGGTCGTTGCCCACTCACATCATGCTTTATATCAGGTCTTAGCCCACCAATGAAACAACTCATCAGGAATGCTTCCTGTAGATAAGGATGGTCTCTTTTCACCAACTGCACACATTCCTCAAATTTATCTATGTAGTGTTGGACAGAAGAGGTTTGCTGTAGATTTTTCAACATCTCGACTGCTTCATTTGCATTGGCTTGAGTAAACCGGTCAGTAATCATCTGACAGAACTGTTGCCAGCTGATCATTTGCTAGGGAATACATATATTCTTCAACCACACATTTGCTCGCCCAAAGAAATGACCTGTTGCAATATTCACCCACTGTTCATAAGGTGTACCTGACATATCAAAGAATTTTGCACATTGCTGTAGCCATCGAATAGGATCATCTCCAGCAAATAATGGGATTTCCAATCTAGGCCCTTTTAACACAACATCGGCATAGTATGAAATTCCTCCCCGTTGTTGAACCACTGTATTTCTGTCAAACTCAGGCTGTTGAATTCTAACTTGGTGTAGAGACGACTGGGTGTTCATCGAAATTGTGAGATTGGCTCGATCACAAACTATCAAGAAGAAAGATCAAGATTCACTTTTGTCGGGCAAAGCGTAGGTCTTGAGGAAATGACTTCGCTCATCAAGACCAAGCAAGAGCCATTCTAGATGAAAGGACACAAGCCTAAAACTGAATGCGGATCTATTTATCCTGAATTCCTATCTTCTGAAATAAAGAGTTGCCTATCTTGAGAAATGCTGGTATAGTTGACTTGCCTCTCGTTCTCGCACCGGTGTCCGCTGTGGTCTGAACCATTAGGTAGAGGATCAAATTTGAAAGAAAAGGCGGACAGAGATCTTGTGCCAGATCCGTATACATTCAGCACCCTCATTACAGCATTTGCTAAGCATGAAAAGTGGTTGGAGCTATGCTTATGTGCACGAAAATGCAGGAGAAAGGATGGCACCCAGAGACGAGGAAGGGCGTAGCAAGCGACGAAATGCTTCGGGGAGTTGCAAATAAGCATAGATCCGGAGATTCCCAAATAGCAAAGGAATTTACGTACATGTATGTCACCGAAATGTGCTTGAATAACTCCTTCGGGATTTCATCAAGTGTTTAGTCTACCGAAGATCAAGGTAGTTAACAAAAAAGCGGATTTCTCCCTTCAAAATAGCATCCATCGTCTTTGTTAAAGTATGGAATTCTCACCTAGAGCTGCGGAACTCACGACTCTATTAGAAAGTAGAATGACCAACTTTTACACGAATTTTCAAGTGGATGAGATCGGTCGAGTGGTCTCAGTTGGAGATGGGATTGCACGTGTTTATGGATTGAACGAGATTCAAGCTGGAGAAATGGTGGAATTTGCCAGCGGTGTGAAAGGAATAGCCTTGAATCTTGAGAATGAGAATGTAGGTATTGTTGTCTTTGGTAGTGATACCGCTATCAAAGAAGGAGATCTTGTCAAGCGCACTGGATCTATTGTGGATGTTCCTGCGGGAAAGGCCATGTTAGGCCGTGTGGTCGACGCCTTGGGAGTACCTATTGATGGAAAAGGGGCTCTAAGCGATCACGAACGAAGACGTGTCGAAGTGAAAGCCCCAGGGATTATTGAACGTAAATCTATGCACGAACCCATGCAAACAGGCTTAAAAGCTGTGGATAGCCTGGTTCCTATAGGCCGTGGTCAACGAGAACTTATAATCGGGGACAGACAAACTGGAAAAACTGCAATAGCTATCGATACTATATTAAACTAAAAGCAAATGAACTCAAGGGGCACAAATGAGAGTGATACAATGTATTGTGTCTATGTTGCGATTGGACAAAAACGCTCGACTGTGGCACAATTAGTTCAAATTCTTTCAGAAGCGAATGCTTTGGAATATTCCATTCTTGTAGCAGCCACCGCTTCAGATCCTGCTCCTCTGCAATTTCTGGCCCCATATTCAGGGTGTGCCATGGGGGAATATTTCCGCGATAATGGAATGCACGCATTAATTATATATGATGATCTAAGTAAACAGGCGGTGGCATATCGACAAATGTCATTATTGTTACGCCGACCACCAGGCCGTGAGGCTTTCCCAGGGGATGTTTTCTATTTACATTCCCGTCTCTTAGTAAGAGCCGCTAAACGATCAGACCAGACAGGTGCAGGTAGCTCGACTGCGTTACCCGTGATTGAAACACAAGCTGGAGACGTATCGGCCTATATCCCCACCAATGTGATCTCCATTACAGATGGACAAATCTGTTTGGAAACAGAGCTCTTTTATCGCGCAATTAGACCAGCTATTAACGTTGGCTTATCCGTAAGTCACGTCGGGTCTGCCGCTCAGTTGAAAGCTATGAAACAAGTCTGCGGTAGTTCAAAACTGGAATTGGCACAATATCGCGAAGTGGCCGCCTTCGCTCAATTTGGGTCAGACCTTGATGCTGCGACTCAGGCATTACTCAATAGAGGTGCAAGGCTTACAGAAGTGCCCAAACAACCACAATATGAACCACTTCCAATTGAAAAACAAATTGTTGTGATTTATGCTGCTGTCAACGGCTTCTGTGATCGAATGCCACTAGACAGAATTTCTCAATATGAAAAAGCCATTCTAACTACTATTAATCCAGAATTACAAAAATCCTTCTTAGAAAAAGGTGGCTTAACTAACGAAAGAACGATGGAACCCGATGCTTCTTTAAAAGAAAGCGCTTTGCCTTACCTTTGAATTAATCAAAAAGGTTGCCCCTTGCTCGTAGATTGGGAAGGCTTTTCTCGCCAACTGAACTGCGTAACCAAAAGCGACTTGTTCTTGGTAGAGGATAGGTGGGTCCTGGTCCAACCTAAGTCAGTTTGAATCTAACGAGTCGTGTTACTCGTATCTTTCTATTTTATTCACAGAAAAGGGCGGAAAGGAAGAAAGTAGGTGTTGAGAAATGAGAAGTGGGCTATATCTCCCTTGTTTCTCCTTTTTTCTTTACGAAATTATGACGATTTCTTTTGTGTTCATGTTGGCGATTTCAGATGTGAATGAGGCCGGTCGTCTCCACTTCCTACGGGTTTCCCCAAAAAACATCAACCACGCCCCTTCCTTTTCTCCGATCATAAATAATCGGATCTCTTTCTTTGTCTTTCATCCCCCAGAGCTGTGAGCGAATTCGAAAAGTTAAGGATAGCTCAGTTCGTATAGGACGAAGAAGAGGTGAGTGGTCAAACAATTGAAACAGAGATAGTCGATCTATTTTCCTCAACCGATTGGCAAAGAAGGGCTCGGATCTCTCCTGGAAAGTACAATCTACAAGTGTGCTGCCGTGGGTGGCTAAGTATAGGGAACTGAAACATAACCTTTCCAATGCGAGAGTAAAAGAGTATCCGTGTCTAGGAAAGCTCAACCGGAACCCACACTCAAAGTTAAGGTCAATACTCCATTTATACATACCAGCCTCGACAGAGGGGAAGCACCTACAGCATAATCACTCATGAACACATATTGACTCACTTTTAGATAGATTAGTTGATTCACAATGCCCGCAGATACCTATCTATATATGTTATTTCACCTTTTTATTGGAATATGTTTATCTAAGGCAGATCGAACTAGTCTTAATATATGGAAGATCTTGGGGACAAGGAGCTTAAACGTTATCGATCGACATATTGGCTCGATCGGGGCCCAGGCTCTGCCCTCCGAGCACTTAAGCATGCATCCGGATTCGGGCTCTGGGCTTGCTCATCAATATGTCAGTGTGGCAAGTGCTTAATGTAGCATTCTTGTCAAGGACTTCCCAATGTTTAAATAGAGTCCAGGGATCTGCAGGCTTGTATTGGGAATGCCATCCGCTTCCAGCGTGCGGTTGACCGGGCTGCCATCACAATAATCTAGGGTTTGCATATGCTCTAGCATTCATTCTTGTTCTTGGTCTTGCTTGTTCTCCCTGGATCTCACTGCTTCCTTCCTACCCCCGGTAGCAAAAGTCACGAGATTAGTTATTTAAAACGGGCCTTCTGCCTTGGATTGCTTTGGCCCATTTGACTGGATTCCCAGTATGGCACCTTGCCCATAAAAGCTAACTACTAACTTCGGTGAAGGAAGAAGCAAGTTCCCAAGAGAAGTGAAGTCATCAACCTGGTATTAGTTTGCCAATCTAAAAGTAAAGTGATACAGGTCGGGATGGGAAGAAAGATCTGCTAAAGATTTTGATGCCTCAGTCCTTGCAAAACAGAGTCCTAAAAAAGGAAGTGGGTTGGGCTCTTATCTTAAGTGGGATGTTCGGCCATTGGTTTCAGCACTGACCGTAAGTCTGAATCTGATGAAACTTAAGTGCCTTTTACTTTGGTTCGAAAGATGACCGTCCCATTAGCCAGCCTCATCCACAGCTTCGCTAGATTTCTTTGATCTCGTGCATTTGCAACGCGGTGCTCGTAATTTCCCCAAGAGGGTGCTATGGCTTGGAGGCTCATCAGGTCTAACGGACTTTCGTCCTTCGACTCCTATAGGCGGCTTCGCTATTGCTCCTGACTTAGTATAGAAACCGGTATAAAAGACAAGTGCTCACCCTCAACTCCAAGGAATGGGAGTGAAATTCATTCCATTCCGTATAAGTAAGTTGATATGATATGATAGGCTTTTCGGCACATCCTATGAAAGGCTCTCACCTAGCAGGCCTCTTTGACCCAGTGCTGGTACATTCTACAGTGGGAACCACCAGCCCCAATTGCTTATCCATTCAGTATTGGGTGCCATACCGTTTGTT
This Lolium perenne isolate Kyuss_39 chromosome 1, Kyuss_2.0, whole genome shotgun sequence DNA region includes the following protein-coding sequences:
- the LOC127327613 gene encoding LOW QUALITY PROTEIN: ATP synthase subunit alpha, mitochondrial (The sequence of the model RefSeq protein was modified relative to this genomic sequence to represent the inferred CDS: substituted 1 base at 1 genomic stop codon); translated protein: MEFSPRAAELTTLLESRMTNFYTNFQVDEIGRVVSVGDGIARVYGLNEIQAGEMVEFASGVKGIALNLENENVGIVVFGSDTAIKEGDLVKRTGSIVDVPAGKAMLGRVVDALGVPIDGKGALSDHERRRVEVKAPGIIERKSMHEPMQTGLKAVDSLVPIGRGQRELIIGDRQTGKTAIAIDTILNXKQMNSRGTNESDTMYCVYVAIGQKRSTVAQLVQILSEANALEYSILVAATASDPAPLQFLAPYSGCAMGEYFRDNGMHALIIYDDLSKQAVAYRQMSLLLRRPPGREAFPGDVFYLHSRLLVRAAKRSDQTGAGSSTALPVIETQAGDVSAYIPTNVISITDGQICLETELFYRAIRPAINVGLSVSHVGSAAQLKAMKQVCGSSKLELAQYREVAAFAQFGSDLDAATQALLNRGARLTEVPKQPQYEPLPIEKQIVVIYAAVNGFCDRMPLDRISQYEKAILTTINPELQKSFLEKGGLTNERTMEPDASLKESALPYL